The following coding sequences lie in one Oryza brachyantha chromosome 10, ObraRS2, whole genome shotgun sequence genomic window:
- the LOC102704477 gene encoding protein CUP-SHAPED COTYLEDON 1-like, whose product MAGLREMESTLPPGFRFCPSDEELVCFYLRNKVANHRVASGTLVDVDLHAREPWELPEVAKLTAEEWYFFSFRDRKYATGSRTNRATKTGYWKATGKDRVVHEAATRAVVGMRKTLVFYLGRAPNGHKTTWVMHEFRLETPNSQPKEDWVLCRVFDKKKPSMTEADQQGSNGSDHFIAGAATGPSSPTTTTAAAAAPLLAGSSPDPTVVDRFDHHAALPPLMALMQGGEDQMIAAAAGGSSSSSALLNLAMLQYSFLEHRPPGVDDDAAAGPAHFGACRGGLGGGDGPPALGAMGFEEHGMGEIIEMEPPAWRHDGSGCLYRDELYF is encoded by the exons ATGGCTGGGCTGAGGGAGATGGAGTCGACGCTGCCGCCGGGGTTCCGGTTCTGCCCCAGCGACGAGGAGCTCGTCTGCTTCTACCTCCGCAACAAGGTCGCCAACCACCGCGTCGCCTCCGGCACcctcgtcgacgtcgaccTCCATGCCCGCGAGCCATGGGAGCTTCCCG AGGTGGCTAAGCTGACTGCGGAGGAGTGGTACTTCTTCAGCTTCAGGGACCGGAAGTACGCGACGGGGTCGCGGACGAACCGGGCGACCAAGACAGGTTACTGGAAGGCCACGGGGAAGGACAGGGTCGTCCATGAGGCGGCGACCCGAGCGGTGGTCGGGATGAGGAAGACGCTGGTTTTCTACCTCGGCCGTGCCCCCAACGGGCACAAGACCACCTGGGTCATGCACGAGTTCCGCCTCGAAACCCCCAACTCCCAACCCAAG GAGGACTGGGTGCTATGTAGGGTGTTCGACAAGAAGAAGCCATCGATGACAGAAGCCGATCAGCAGGGAAGCAATGGCAGCGACCATTTCATCGCCGGCGCAGCCACCGGCCCCTCCTCGCCTACaacgacgacagcggcggcggcggcgcccctcCTCGCGGGCTCATCGCCCGACCCGACGGTGGTGGACAGGTTCGACCACCACGCAGCGCTGCCACCGCTAATGGCACTCATGCAAGGTGGCGAGGACCAGatgatcgccgccgccgccggtggtagcagcagcagcagcgcgctGCTCAACCTGGCGATGCTGCAGTACAGCTTCCTAGAGCACCGGCCAcccggcgtcgacgacgacgcggcggcggggcccgCCCACTTCGGCGCATGCCgtggcggcctcggcggcggcgacggcccgCCGGCGCTGGGGGCGATGGGGTTCGAGGAGCACGGCATGGGGGAGATCATCGAGATGGAGCCGCCAGCGTGGCGCCACGATGGCAGCGGCTGCCTGTACAGGGACGAGCTCTACttctag